The proteins below come from a single Eucalyptus grandis isolate ANBG69807.140 chromosome 3, ASM1654582v1, whole genome shotgun sequence genomic window:
- the LOC108958405 gene encoding peptidyl-prolyl cis-trans isomerase FKBP65-like isoform X2 yields the protein MNHDLDLPDEDDARVMKAGEEKEIGNQGLKKKLVKEGEGWDTPDDGDEVEASDNGILLDAAQLYFVRDRGTPFKTTRGQDAHIKMRGAAKSTRDKHVTQANQETRLLKSKNEECERLSSQGKTSPLTHTGRSITTLFENN from the exons ATGAACCACGACCTCGACCTCCCCGACGAGGACGACGCCCGCGTCATGAAGGCCGGCGAGGAGAAGGAGATCGGCAATCAGGGCCTCAAGAAGAAGCTCGTCAAGGAAGGCGAAGGCTGGGACACTCCTGACGATGGAGATGAAGTCGAAG CGTCTGACAACGGGATTCTCCTTGATGCTGCTCAACTTTATTTCGTTCGGGACCGCGGCACTCCTTTCAAGACCACTCGTGGCCAAG ATGCACACATCAAGATGAGAGGGGCCGCCAAATCAACACGTGACAAGCATGTGACACAGGCAAACCAAGAGACACGTCtactaaaaagtaaaaatgaagaGTGCGAGCGCCTCAGTAGCCAAGGAAAAACAAGTCCCCTAACCCACACCGGCCGATCCATCACCACCCTGTTTGAGAACAATTGA
- the LOC104447573 gene encoding EG45-like domain containing protein has translation MSELRQLVRLSSILVLAMLLSRQSNADVGTAGHYDPPYTPTACFGYDPLQFPSSFLFAAAGEGIWDNGAACGRQYWVRCISADRPKTCNPAQLVQVRIVDRALSAVSRSSSDRATIVLSKTAFEAIANPSASSVNVEFVQV, from the exons ATGTCAGAATTGCGACAACTTGTCCGTCTCTCATCAATTCTCGTCCTCGCCATGCTATTGTCGCGGCAATCTAATGCAGATGTTGGCACCGCCGGTCACTACGATCCTCCGTACACAC CGACCGCTTGCTTCGGGTATGACCCGTTGCAGTTCCCCTCGAGCTTCCTATTTGCAGCTGCCGGGGAAGGGATTTGGGACAACGGTGCTGCTTGCGGGAGGCAATATTGGGTCAGGTGCATAAGTGCCGACCGGCCAAAGACCTGCAACCCGGCCCAGTTAGTCCAGGTCAGGATTGTGGACCGGGCGCTCAGCGCAGTCTCCCGGTCCTCGTCGGACCGCGCCACCATTGTCCTGTCAAAGACTGCATTCGAGGCCATTGCAAATCCATCTGCGTCATCCGTCAACGTCGAATTTGTACA GGTTTGA